Within Microcebus murinus isolate Inina chromosome 8, M.murinus_Inina_mat1.0, whole genome shotgun sequence, the genomic segment TTTTAATGTAGGAGAGAAGAATTTCTCAAGTGTTTACAGactttttttcatctgaaaatatcAGAATATGTGTAAGATGGTTGACACCTGTCTGAAATAAGTTTTTCTTACTCGTGCTGTCTACAAATCAGTACCCTAACACTTTCCTTTCAGACACACACGCACCCCAGCTTGTTTCTAAAGCCAAAGCCTATTGCTCTTCCAAGTTGTTGATTTAATAACCTGGTTTAATAAAAGTTAGTGCTCAGACCTTGGAGTCACATAGACTAAAGTGTGAATCTCCctatattttttgttacatggtcTTAAGTTATTTAGTGCCACTGGTTTTTATCTGTATAATGGAAGTGCAGTTATTCTTGTAGGGTTCCTCTGGTGGTTAAATGAGAAGATAATGTAAATCTTCTGATGAATATTGGTATGTAAGAAGAGTTCACTTTCTTTATTTAGGCTCCTTTTTCaagcctgttttctcttcttcaactttttcttgtagtGGGAAGTATTCTCAGTAATGATTTAGATTTCGTAGATAAAATTTGTGACAGTATTTAGGTATGATAGTATGTCTAGCAGTATATTTTGATACTTATTTGGGTAACTGGGCTTTTATCTGTCTACATGGAGTACCTAACCACCATTATATGTAAACTTTGGACATGAGCAGCAGTCCTGCTGTTAGAGCTGGACATGAGGTGTCCTACCCTAGGCACTGTGCTGTAGTAGACAACCATACTCTGTCTTCTCCAGATATGTATCTCTCCATAGGTAAGGAGTCAGACCAAGGACAtgtgccctcccccccccacccccgcccagatTTAGCACCACCCCTCCTTACAACAGTTCTGAACCAGCTTCCAGGGCCTGCAAAGGCCTCTTCCCTGTGCCCATTTCCATCTTGGGTACCCTGTGCTGCCAGTGTGCTTGAGGTGGCAAAAGAAGGATGTGTGCTAGGAGTGTGAACAAAGCCTGGGTCCATAACATTTCTTCCCCTGCACCTTCCACCTCTCCCCACACACAAGGTGGGATGAAACTAGGgataagaagagggagagaagccaGGGGCTGACTCCCATCCTTCCAGGTCATAAGATATATTTGTCAAGGAGGattataaaccacattttattcaacattagcttgaattataacttttaaatatttaaataaatggtttGTAGGCCTCCATTCTactcttgctctgtggcccacaAATGTTTGAGAGGGGCCCAATGAGCAAaggatatttttattagaaataaagtaacttaaattttttctttttaaaacatttttctgtttaaacaAATCCATGATATGGTCAAAGTTAGGATATGGGATGTCTTTGACCTAATTATAGCATCTGGCCATTCCTTTCCTAAAATTTCCTCAGTCTTAAATCTTTTTTGTCCTGGTTTTCTGCCTACTTTGATATTTCTAGATCTCTTTTTAATAAGGGCTTTTTTAGGTTCTTTTGACCTATTTAATATTGATATTCTTCAAGGAATTGttctggtgcttttttttttttttttttttttttgctgtcctTGAGTAATTTCATACACACCCAAAGTTTAATCAGTTATTATTTGTAAGCTGCTGTGTCTAAAATCTATCTCAAACCAGACCTTCTCTGGTTTCAGTGGAATGAATATCTGTGTCCAGCTGCCTTCTAAGTAGCTCCACCCAGATGTTCTGTAAGCATCTTGCACTCAGTATGTCCAAAACTGAGCTCATCTCTACCTCCTACCCCAAAACCTGTTCCTCCTGTGTTCCCTGTCTTGTTTAACAACACTAACCATACATACGATAATCCTAGATGACTCCTCCTTTATACTTCATGTTCAATAAATCATTTAGTCCTATCACTTCTGCCTCCTAAAGAGTTTTCTGTGTCTTATTTTCTCCATCCTCACCTCTAATGTCTATTTTAAGCTCTTATGTTTTCTTGCCTGCAGCAATTACAACAGCCTCTTGCTTTCATTCTTGGTTTCCTGGTCCATCCTCCACAAAGCTGCCAACGTGATCTTTATAAAATACTTCATCTTGTCACTGGCTTACTTTAAACACTTGAGTCAAACTCTGTCGCCTACTGATACAGTCCAAACTTCTTATTGATATTTCTCATACTTTGTTTCTCTGGTCCCTGTAACTTTGCATTGGCTGGCTCTTTCTGCATTTCTTCTTGCCCATCAGAAGAACTTATCTGTAAGGTTATCAactcaatttaattttcttaggcATATGGGCATTTGTTCCCAGAGCACCATGTATAATATAGTTGTTGACATGTCTGTCTTCCCACTAGATTCTGAGCTTCTTTAAATAAGAatctttgtcttttcatctttgtatttcctgTCATCTAACATAGGACCTGACATATAAATGTTTGGATGAATCCTCTAATCATATTAGGTATGTAAATTATGTGCCTGGAACTATGTTATGtgccatgttttttgttttgttttgtttaatcttTTACATTGACCTAACCCAGTGTTTTTCCACAAGAGCACTATAGGTATTTGGGGTGGTACAATTCATTTGTTGTATGAGACTTTACATTTCTGGGTGTTTGTATCTCTGTCTTCAAGATGCACCCATACATTTCTGGGGTGGCTTGTTTTCACAGGAAGAATATCCCAGGTAAAAACCATGTGCTAAAAATGCTGggcatgtagtaagtgcttaataaatgcttgttgccATAAgcttttaaatatgcttttaacTAGGCATGGTACCACTTATAGACAAAAAATTACATTACaaagtttaataattttatttaatagtttaacCACAACATTTAATATTGGAAGGCCATTGTAACACTGATAATAAAATGTAAGGGTTACAtccatataaatatacaaatgtcTTTGTTACATTAATGATTACTGAGTATCAAAAACAATTCTGTAAaccatcaaatttatattttaaacctgGGAATATTATAGGTAGCACAGAGTGAAGctgaaaagaaattgaagaaagatGACAAGAAGAAAGAATTGCAGGAACTAAATGAGCTGTTCAAACCTGTAGTTGCTgctcaaaaaataagtaaaggtaAACTTTAAATTTCAGTGGTGttatttttgtcaaatataaTTCATGCTAAAAACTCCTAATttgttttgatgtttatttttttagattataAGCCAATTGTGTTTGCTATGAAAATGGTACTCCCTTTGTCAGAATTATATCAATGGCTTGCTTATGgtttctgtatgtgtgtatgcagcTATGTCATTGGACAACTGTAACTCTAGCCATTAGTCCCACACCTAAGGCAAAATTAAGGATTTAGACAGTCTACTGCTTGGTTTACAATATTCAATCTTTGGTAGTAGCCAGGGCAAAGCTATAGTTGTATAAACTGTAAATCCCAAATTTGGGGCACAtttcttccatttatatttttttcttctttgcttcctgTCTCATTGATACCAACTAGACAGATAACTATGGAATAACCTGTGTATTTGTTCGGTTTCACACCCCTGCCacctttttttattaaaaataaaagaaacaaaaaaataatataaaatgctacAGAAAGAACTTCAAAGAAATGTCTTAATAATCCCCTTTAAGTGATATTTTCCTCTCACATCAGTGAATAGAAAATAACAGGTTAAGCAGAAGTAATTATATTTCAGATACAGGCTATACTTTATGGTCTGGCAGATTATAATACAAATACCATATGCCATTTGACATAGGTGCAGATCCCAAATCTGTGGTATGTGCATTCTTCAAGCAAGGACAGTGCACTAAAGGAGATAAGTGTAAGTTTTCTCATGACTTGACTCTggagagaaaatgtgaaaagagaAGTGTTTACATTGATGCAAGAGATGAAGAACttgaaaaaggtattttttttttttttttagcattctcttgaaaataaatatctattacttTTGGTTTGCTTCTAAGATATTTAGTAACTTAAAGAGCATTTTAGTCTCAGTAGGATTGTgtttataaaaattgattaattgggtttattattttttataacatctaCATTTACCAAGTTGCACCCTTTGTTTAAGTAAATGAAGATAGTTaaaaaacagagatttattttgaatttgtctATCACCCTTTCCTCCAGTACTACCTTCTCATTTGCCTAAACTACTTAGGAAGCTTTGCTGAATAATCTCACAACACTGTTTATTCCTATATTTGGTGttctaaagaaaaatgtgttaggCCACAATAACTATCTGTTTAAGAAAATGTGTCATGGGAGCAGTAGATAAAATTACAGTACTTAATCTTCATGTCTCTTTTTATTTAGATACTATGGATAATTGGGATGAGAAAAAGCTGGAGGAAGTAGTAAACAAGAAGCACGGTGAGGcggaaaagaaaaaaccaaaaactcaaaTAGTATGTCCTTTTCTTGAATTGAGTTGCTGTGATATTTATCATTAGGGAGAATTATGTGGCAAGGTATTTGCTGCTGTTTTCTACTGGATTATTCTTTAAGTTATTGGAAAATTTCATTTCATCAAAATAAGGTGCATTGAGCTTTGTTTTGGAATTTACAAGTTATGTTTTACAAAATTAGATTCTTATTCaaaaaatctttggaaaaaaACCATGTGACCAAAGTCcttttaaatgccattttctgAGGTAATCTTACTTTTTACAATATGAATGAACAGTCATATtcaaataagaattcttttcttgtttttatgcaTAATGAATGGAAAGAGACCTGTTAAAATAAcgcatttaaaaactttatttgatTTAATACTAGGGAGCACTTTTTGAAttacaattatttaataattgtattaaataattatttaataatgcactattatttaataatagcactttttaaattacaaggttaaaaatattattatgtttgAGTTTCAAAATGAAGTTTTGGTAGGTAGTAGCTCTAGTATTCCAGGAATGTACCCTTAAAAATTGGTTCCTTTTTTTCTCAGATTCTACATTTATGTTGACATTTATTTATAGTGCAATTACAGTGAAAAATTTTGCTGTGCTAGAAAAATTCTAATTACTAGTTGCACACGTTTGATATTTGGGAGATAGGAATACTGTTTTTTAGTTAAATTTTCCTTGTTATTTGCACAGCTTATTACTTGAGGCTTCATTAATACGATTTTATCTTGCACTCATTCATGTTTTGAAGGGTCACTGTCCTTTGTGTTCCTTTTGTACCTTGATCCCTTTGACTCAGATACAAGAAATTGCCTATAATGTCAGGTAATTCAAATAGTGTTTATATCATTACTGCATGTGGTTAGTTTTTAGGAAAGatcaaaccaaaagaaaatcattaattttattttttatacccatttatatattctgatttgtttaaaaatcagaCTTTGGGATTATATTTACAAAGGCTAACTGAAGCTAGTCCTTTTTGAATTCAGAATTTAGAACAATGTCTAAAATGGAAGCTTAATGTAGATCCTCTCTAAAGGGAATTTACCATTGTATTAAGTAtcttaagataaatttttatgtGCATTTCTGCACATAAGGGTGCAGGATGTGAATGGAGTGTAATTGTTGCATATACTTAAGCATTTACCTTGGAAATGGCCTATACTGAGCCACTACTTGTGAATAATATTGTCTCTGTAGGTATGCAAGCATTTCCTTGAAGCTATTGAAAACAACAAGTATGGCTGGTTTTGGGTTTGCCCTGGAGGGGGTGATATTTGCATGTATCGTCATGCACTTCCTCCTGGATTTGtgttgaaaaaagataaaaagaaagaagagaaagaagatgaaattTCATTAGAAGATCTAATTGAGAGAGAGGTAACTGTCTTTTCCTACCATAAAAAATCTTTGGTATTTATTGTGAAATTCTAATATTTACCACTTGGGGGCAACAGCATGTTGtttatgaaagggaaaaaattattgtGACCTTTCCCAAAGTTGCCCTACTTTAATTATTCTCATATGTCTATAATGTAAACCTAGTCATAAACAGCCAATCATGACGTTAATATTAGGATTATGAAACAGTTTATTAAGTACTAGCTACTAGCTTGTCAAATTGTTTCCAAGCGATTGAGGTATTAAAAATGCTTAGTTCTCAGATCGATTGAActtgtagtttttaattttttctctggtgtctttttatttcaccatTAGACTGGTCATTAACATATGTATGAAAGGAGACCACTCCACTCCAGTTTTTCAGTTACACATTTTATTGTTATCCCTGGACACTCACTCTGCTGATAGAAGGGAATGGGTCTGATTGAAGAGGCCCTTTGGTACTCATGTTTGGTTCAGCACAAAAGACAGTTTCATTCTGTGAGTTAGCTGATACAGCTACTGAGGGTGACATGAAATGTTAAGATTATTGGAACTGTTAACATTTAGGGCTTTATGTTTCAAACTATATCCATTTTGCCTCATCTTGGataatttaaatatgttgaataaatgcCTAATGTTGGGATTATGCACACTTTTTCTTAAGTGGTGTCACTTGGTGTCACCACAGATCTATCATTTGGTGTCACCCACAGAATACATTATACTATGATAGAAAATGTAGACTTTAGAATCAGGtatatttgggattttttgtaTATTAGGTCAACACTTATTTGTCATTAATCTTTGGCAAATTTACCATTcccttttatttgcttatttgtggAGATCAATGAGTTAGCATACATGTATAAAGCATTTAATATAGCTTACCTGGCagatatttagcaaatatttatttttctatatatttactaCCTGATTATTGGCCCTGAGGAGCAggtggtgggtttttttggttcattttgtTTCTCATCTCCTGAGGAAGACAAACGAAACTTGGATATTCTTatggtgatttttatatttattgttttcagcAATTGGTTCATGGAAACAGTTTCTAATGACAAGTTAGTTTTACTCATCTTCAATGCTAAGAAATCTAGCTCagaacaatgtattttaaatgtttgtatctCTGGACAATTTTGCTCACTgccatgtaatttaaaaataaattagtttatttCAAATGGAATGTCTTCAGGGTAATCATAGTGGTTTTTGTTGGTTTAAGGGAAAAGTGCTACTAATCACTATTATAAAAgacctttggggaaaaaattgacTCTTTATCTTTGCAGCGTTCTGCCCTAGGTCCAAATGTTACCAAAATCACTCTAGAGTCTTTTCTTgcatggaagaaaaggaaaagacaagaaaagattgataaactTGAACAAGatatggaaagaaggaaagctgACTTCAAAGCAGGGAAAGCACTAGTGGTATGTCCTAGATCGcccaaattgatttttttattctttcttccatttttaatttctgtgttaTGTGGgattttgttcttatttaatcATGTGTATGTCTAAAATCATCGACCAAGGAATGTTTGAATTTTGTCCTGAGTTGGTATATTTATGTGTCTGAATAGATAAGTGGCCGAGAGGTGTTTGAATTTCGTCCTGAACTGGTCAATGATGATGACGAGGAAGCAGATGATACCCACTATACCCAGGGAACAGGTGGTGATGAGGTAAGAGGAAGCTTCTGTGCCTCATCTCcttatgttaattaaaataaacaacagaaagaatAGAGCAGCATGGGTAAGAGCCACCAACACTGAAGCTAGCATGTCTCACTTCAAATCCTTAttccagggccgggcgcggtggctcacgcctgtaatcctagcactctgggaggccgaggcgggcggattgctcaaggtcaggagttcgaaaccagcctgagcaagagcgagacctcgtctctactataaataaaaaagaaattaattggccaactaatatacatagaaaaaattagccgggcatggtggcgcatgcctgtagtcccagctactcaggaggctgaggcaggaggatcacttgagcccaggagtttgaggttgctgtgagctatgctgacgccatggcactcactctagcctaggcaacaaagtgagactctgtctcaaaaaaaaaaaaaaaaaaaaaatccttattccaACCTACTTCCTCTAGGCCTCTATCTTCATCTATTGTACGGATATAATGACAGTCCCTGCATCAGAGGGTGCTTATGAAATTAAATGAGttcatgaatttatatttataatttttaatagaacCTCAGACAGTTCCTTATATATGGTTAATTGCTATATGTATTAACTATAAAAAGTATATTGTATCTTCcctctgaaacaaaaaaatcttgtttAATATTTTGTGCAAAAATAACAATCATGGAACAGGtactaattaaaatgtttaaagtaggGAGCATGAGACAGTAGCACAGTCATTTGGTTGTTGGCAAATTTAGTAATAGCACATAACTTACTGTTCATTTTTTGTGTAATTATAAAATTCTGGCCTCAGAGTTGAAAGAGAATGTCATACTTTACATGCCAGAGGATGAAGTTTTATATAAGATGTTACTATACTTTTTTCAAGAAGTTTGGCAAAAGGTTTTGATGATAGATGATCTTGTGCTTTTACTTGGCATCAGTGATAATTTTTTCATTCAGATGAATGTCAGGGTACTATTTATGAAAATTGTACTTACTTATAACAACTTTCTTCTCTATTTGTTGTTAAAGGTTGATGATTCAGTGAGCGTAAATGACATAGATTTAAGCCTGTATATCCCAAGAGATGTAGATGAGACAGGTATTACTGTAGCCAGTCTTGAAAGATTCAGCACATATACTTCAGATAAAGATGGTAAGTATGCTAATTTTGCATAATGTTAAGAACTAGGAAGCTATCTAAATGGGGTTAGACCAGGCTTGGCAAAGTCAGATATCTGTAGGTACCAGTTTGGAACATAAATGTGTGGTTCGGCCATGTATAAAAGTAATAGTGAATAGTGGAGGATGCAGACATTAGTAGCTGGGTATATATTAAAACCATTAGCTGAAACTACAAGGGGACAGAAATGAATTTGGAGATATAGCTGATGAGTTGAGTTTGGGAcctcagaagtttgagatttttattttattttttgattatcaGAAGTGACATAGTCTAGGATATTGTGTGGACTTTTGCAGGAGAAAACAGTTTGAAAGTCATCTGCATTGGTAGCTGACAGTGAATGAGCTCACCCAGAATCAGTACATAGAGAACATTCTAGAACACACTGCAAACTGTTTTAGGTTAGGCGAAAGAAGAAATGCTTAGGAAAGATACTGAGACACtgagaagatcagagaaaaatgaagaaacaagagTTTCAGAAAGATCAAGTTGATTGAGAATTACAAGTAAGTTATTAGTTGCTATTAAGAAAGGAGTTGTAGGAATAGGGTGCCAGTTTTCATCAAGACTGCATTTgaggaatgaggagaaaaatgagtGCAGACCATTCACTCCTAACTTTGAGGGGGAAGACATGGTCATGGGAATGGCATATTAGGATATGGGAAACCTAAATATATCTGCAGGCCAGGGAAAATGGACCTGGTAAAAGAGGAAAACATTGAAGATGAAACAGTGTTAGTTATAGAAGCAAACTCTGGAAGTGTAAATAATGAGTTAAGTGTGAGAATGGAGTCAAGACTGTCCAGGTATATTTGGAGATGAGGATTGCTGATATAATTTATGTCTAATTGTGCCTTGAGTGAGGGGTTGGAAGAGAGGTAAAAGTTTTAGCGTGCTTGCTATAggagaaaaaggcagaaagaataCTAATTAAGGTACAGACTAAGAGAGAAAAGGTAagccatatttttactgtaaaagCACACAAGTTATGACTTGTAAAACTGGCCTGCCCTCCCAAGATTTGAGAATGCTGTCAGACTAATTATTGTCTTGCCAATATTCTGATTGATTTGCTCCTTTTAAAGTAGGAATTTGGTGACAATAGGCACAATGGTGAATACTTCAGGGGTTATAATCCTCTTGTTATCAGAAATGTTTgaaatagctaaaatataaattagacttttaaaaattgtctttgtgTGAATGTTGATGTCATTGAACAAGAAAAGgcagcatttttgttttctcaatcaGTTTTAGTCTTTAAGGAAAAGTAGCTGCATAGCAAGcactgggttctttttttttaacaatttgattACATGGTGAAATTTTTCTGTCACACTCAACAGCATTACAACTAGTGTGATGTAAATACTATTTGAAAAACCGAGTAGCTACTTATATTACAAACATTTTTTGGTGACACAACCATTAATTCATATTCAAAAAGTATATTATGTAGAAATTGACTATTTAAAAACTTAGTTGCTAGGTCATGTAGGAAACAGTTGTAGAAGATTGATCCTTCCCTCGAGTATAAACCATTAACCGGTCAAATGTTTATGGtaagaaagattattttatagTGGTATAGATAATTGGTACAAATAAGCTCAGAAAAAGACAGAGCAGTTCTTGCTGGAGTAATTCCAAGAAAAGCTTTCATGGAAAAAGGATAAGAGGAAGTGTAGTATCAGTCCGTGCTGTCAGTCAGTTATTTACAGAATAGTGTTTTCTGCTTCTAGgctttattgatttcttttttttttttttttagaaaataaattaagtgaaGCCTCTGGAGGTAGGGCTGAAAATGGTGAAAGAAGTGATTTGGAAGAGGATGACGAAGGTGAGGGACAGGAAAATGGAGCCATCGATGCTGTTCCTGTTGATGAAAATCTTTTTACTGGAGAAGATTTGGATGAACTAGAAGAAGAATTAAACACACTTGATTTAGAAGAATGACATCAAACCAAGTCAATGAAAAAATTGTCAGCTCAGCATGAGTTGAAATTGactgcattaatttttttctgcctagAATGAACAAGAAGGATGTTTATTTCTCATGCTGATTCTGGAGGGCTTAgcctcctccaaaaaaaaaggaatactcTCCCTACGTCTTCTCTTCTGATTTTGGCTACATCTCATAGTAAGTTCAGAGTAGTTCatgataaattgaaaatataatggtTATTGCAGAAAATGATTGATCGTTGTAACCGTCCACTCAAGTAGAAAGTGTAACTGCTTTTccagcttttggttttcattGGGCATGTGTTACTACCAAGAGCaacataaatttacatttaaaatacccTTCATTTGACACAGTTTTTAATGagtgatttaatttcttttgtatttatatgttaaaaagaCTGCCTAAAACAAGAGCGGCTGTACTTCATAAAAGGAAACTGCATATGCAGATTCAGTATTGTATATGTTTAGGCAATTAGATGGGTGTTTAAAATGGAACTACTTTTATCTGACAGAATCAGCTACGATGCCCTGTGTTAAACTgtttaaaagttttctcttttctgccaATAAAGTTGTAAATAAAGACCATCATACATTAAATTCCAAATATgggccttttttttaaaaaagcttttctatgaaaattttaacatttctagcTTGAGGATTTTAATTAAATGTCTGTTGTAGTATTATTACACAAGGCACAATTCCCTTAATACTTATTTATAGAACCATTCTGAGTACTATCAGTCCTACTATGAGTTAATAACACTAATACTTAGCTTCCAAAGAGAAACTGTAGGTGATGTTATCTGGAAAGGTAATTTTGGAATTGATCCATCAACCTAATTAAATGTCATCTACAGTTGAACCAAATACTACTTAAAAATCATTCTTGGAATCCATGGTATTAAAATAGCATATACCAACATATCATTACTCCATTTGGAAGAGCATAAACAAATTAACCAGAAAACTTTGGGCTGTGAGGGTCTTTTGCACTGAGATCCCCTGAGAAATTAGGgtgataatacatttaaaattgacATAATTTACTAATGACATATATAGTAATCGCTATACCTTTTTAtcattgtgtattttcaaatatagtgCTTTTGTTATTTGCAAATATAGATGGATTTTAAGGCAACTGAGATAATAGCACTGAAGTGTCAGGTCAACTGGGCTCTAATCTCGTTTCTGCCTcagataaattttatgatttttaaatttctgaatcttagtttcttcatttgcataTGTAAGTTAAGATGAGTGATCTCTAAATTGCATCTGAATTGTAAAACCTAAGAAAACATGATtgtaaattttatcaaataagaTCAAAGTTGATAAATTGACTTCCTAGCTGTTCAGTACTAGTGCTATAATTGATGTTTTTCAATTATTGAACATCATGAGTTAAGTTTATTTCCCATCTACAGTGAAAGTGTACTTAATactttgtatattaaaaaaacctGATTGACTTTTAAAGTTTATATCAATgaaagatttgttctttttatgaaaaagcttaaatgttatttattatattatttaataatgaacCATTTTCAGAATAGTCTAAAGAGCTTAAACCTTTAAAGCTATATAACCCAGGCAATctgttgtggggtttttttgttttgttttgttttttgtttttgatatttttgaaaccatctaaatttttttctaagaacttATCTCATAAGTAAAGACTATTTACTTTATATCCTaagtttggggcttttttttttttttgcatataag encodes:
- the ZC3H15 gene encoding zinc finger CCCH domain-containing protein 15 — its product is MPPKKQAQAGGSKKAEQKKKEKIIEDKTFGLKNKKGAKQQKFIKAVTHQVKFGQQNPRQVAQSEAEKKLKKDDKKKELQELNELFKPVVAAQKISKGADPKSVVCAFFKQGQCTKGDKCKFSHDLTLERKCEKRSVYIDARDEELEKDTMDNWDEKKLEEVVNKKHGEAEKKKPKTQIVCKHFLEAIENNKYGWFWVCPGGGDICMYRHALPPGFVLKKDKKKEEKEDEISLEDLIERERSALGPNVTKITLESFLAWKKRKRQEKIDKLEQDMERRKADFKAGKALVISGREVFEFRPELVNDDDEEADDTHYTQGTGGDEVDDSVSVNDIDLSLYIPRDVDETGITVASLERFSTYTSDKDENKLSEASGGRAENGERSDLEEDDEGEGQENGAIDAVPVDENLFTGEDLDELEEELNTLDLEE